The DNA segment GGGGCAACAAGCACACGGCCGTCATATATAGAGCACCGAACAGGGTCAAACGGGTCAGAACGCCATCAATGTAGCGCGCCGACTGCTCGCCTGGACGAATACCCGGAATAAAGGCACCGGACTTCTTCAGGTTTTCCGCTACGTCTTTCGGATTGAACATCAACGCCGTATAGAAGAAGCAGAAGAAAATAATCCCTGCACTAAACAGCAGAATATTCAACGGCTGACCAGGAGCGATCGACTGCGAGATGTCCTGCAACCAGCCCATACCTTCAGACTGACCAAACCAGGCACCCAGCGAAGCCGGGAACAGCAAAATGCTGCTCGCGAAGATAGCAGGAATAACACCGGCCATATTCACTTTCAGCGGCAAGTGGCTGGTCTGCGCAGCGAAGACCTTACGGCCCTGCTGACGCTTGGCGTAGTGAACAGCAATACGACGCTGGCCACGCTCAATGAACACCACAAAACCGATAATCGCTACTGCCAGCAAACCGATGGCAACCAAGGCGAAGATATTGATATCACCCTGACGTGCAGACTCGAAAGACTGCCCGATTGCCCTCGGAAGACCGGCGACGATACCTGCGAAAATCAACATCGAGATACCGTTGCCAACACCACGCTCAGTAATCTGCTCACCCAGCCACATCATGAACATCGCACCAGCCACAAATGTGGTTACCGCGACGAAATGGAAGCCAAAGTCACCAGTGAACGCTACGCCCTGCCCTGCCAGACCAATGGACATGCCAATAGCCTGGACAAGAGCAAGAGCGACAGTGAGGTAGCGGGTGTACTGGCTTATCTTGCGACGACCAGCTTCACCTTCCTTCTTCAACTGCTCCAGCTGCGGGCTGACGGCGCTCATCAACTGCATGATGATCGATGCCGAAATGTACGGCATGATCCCCAGTGCAAAGATGCTCATCCGCTCCAGCGCGCCGCCGGAAAACATGTTGAACAAGCTAAGAATGGTCCCCTCATTCTGTCGAAACAGGTCTGCGAGTCGGTCCGGGTTGATACCTGGAACCGGGATGTGTGCGCCTATTCGGTAGACGATAATCGCCAGGAACAGAAAACGCAGACGAGCCCAAAGTTCAGACATACCGCCTTTGCCGAGCGCTGAGAGAGCACCTTGCTTAGCCATTTATTCCTCGAACTTGCCGCCAGCTGCTTCGATAGCCGAACGCGCACCTTTGGTGGCGCCGATTCCCTTGCCGATAGTGACAGCGCGAGTCACTTCACCGGACAGCATGATTTTCACACGCTGTACGTTGACGTTGATCACGTTGGCATCTTTCAGGGTCTGCACGGTAACGATGTCGCCTTCCACTTTAGCCAGCTCGGACAGACGCACTTCTGCGCGGTCCATGGCCTTCAGGGAAACGAAACCGAACTTCGGCAGGCGACGATGCAGCGGCTGTTGACCGCCTTCAAAGCCTGGAGCGATGGTGCCACCGGAGCGGGAGGTTTGACCTTTGTGGCCACGGCCACCAGTCTTACCCAAACCGCTACCGATACCACGGCCCGGACGATGCT comes from the Pseudomonas shahriarae genome and includes:
- the secY gene encoding preprotein translocase subunit SecY, which codes for MAKQGALSALGKGGMSELWARLRFLFLAIIVYRIGAHIPVPGINPDRLADLFRQNEGTILSLFNMFSGGALERMSIFALGIMPYISASIIMQLMSAVSPQLEQLKKEGEAGRRKISQYTRYLTVALALVQAIGMSIGLAGQGVAFTGDFGFHFVAVTTFVAGAMFMMWLGEQITERGVGNGISMLIFAGIVAGLPRAIGQSFESARQGDINIFALVAIGLLAVAIIGFVVFIERGQRRIAVHYAKRQQGRKVFAAQTSHLPLKVNMAGVIPAIFASSILLFPASLGAWFGQSEGMGWLQDISQSIAPGQPLNILLFSAGIIFFCFFYTALMFNPKDVAENLKKSGAFIPGIRPGEQSARYIDGVLTRLTLFGALYMTAVCLLPQFLVVAANVPFYLGGTSLLIVVVVVMDFMSQVQSHLVSHQYESLMKKANLKGYGSGMLR
- the rplO gene encoding 50S ribosomal protein L15 → MKLNDLSPAPGSRREKHRPGRGIGSGLGKTGGRGHKGQTSRSGGTIAPGFEGGQQPLHRRLPKFGFVSLKAMDRAEVRLSELAKVEGDIVTVQTLKDANVINVNVQRVKIMLSGEVTRAVTIGKGIGATKGARSAIEAAGGKFEE